In the genome of Pirellulales bacterium, one region contains:
- the lpxB gene encoding lipid-A-disaccharide synthase: MSRRPLTIFFSVGEPSGDLHAANLIRALRGRRGDIVCVGYGGPEMARAGCRLHADLTALAVMWFLRAILNLHKFLALVSRADRYFRHERPDAVVLVDYPGFNWWIARRAKAHGIPVFYYAPPQVWAWASWRVKKMRRLVDHVLCSLPFEETWFRRHGCHATFVGHPYFDEVRRRDLDQAFLDEQIARDGRLVTLLPGSRTQEVENNLRWFLKAAARIHAALPDVRFAVASFKPHQAEYARRLAAESGLPIEVYLRRTPELIELADCCMAVSGSVSLELLYHSKPTVILYYVSRLAIFVQSFFRRVKYITLVNLLTADELFPDDVTPYDPDSPGDRHALFPEYLTCLDRSERLARHVIDWLADEPRRRQRIGELARLKRRVGHGGASRRASEYILRALGRSPAVVPRPHFLPGMPVASSGGAARNWS; the protein is encoded by the coding sequence ATGTCCCGCCGGCCCTTGACGATTTTCTTTTCCGTCGGCGAACCGAGCGGCGACCTGCATGCCGCCAACCTGATTCGCGCGCTGCGCGGCCGTCGCGGCGACATTGTGTGCGTCGGCTATGGCGGCCCGGAGATGGCCCGCGCCGGCTGCCGGCTGCACGCCGATCTCACGGCCCTGGCGGTGATGTGGTTCCTGCGGGCGATCCTCAACCTGCACAAGTTTCTGGCGCTGGTTTCGCGGGCCGACCGCTACTTCCGCCACGAGCGGCCCGACGCCGTGGTGCTGGTCGATTATCCCGGCTTCAACTGGTGGATCGCCCGGCGGGCCAAGGCCCACGGCATTCCGGTGTTCTATTACGCCCCGCCGCAGGTCTGGGCCTGGGCAAGCTGGCGCGTGAAGAAGATGCGGCGCTTGGTAGACCACGTGTTGTGCAGCCTGCCCTTCGAAGAAACCTGGTTTCGCCGGCACGGCTGTCATGCCACGTTCGTCGGCCATCCCTATTTCGACGAAGTGCGGCGTCGCGACCTGGACCAGGCGTTTCTCGACGAGCAGATCGCCCGCGACGGGCGGCTGGTGACGCTGTTGCCCGGCTCGCGCACGCAAGAGGTCGAGAACAACCTGCGATGGTTCTTGAAGGCGGCGGCACGGATACACGCGGCGCTGCCCGACGTGCGGTTCGCGGTGGCCAGCTTCAAACCGCACCAGGCGGAATATGCCCGGCGGCTGGCGGCCGAAAGCGGACTGCCGATCGAGGTCTACCTGCGGCGCACGCCGGAGCTGATCGAACTGGCCGACTGCTGCATGGCCGTGTCGGGATCGGTGTCGCTGGAGCTGCTCTATCACAGCAAGCCGACGGTGATCCTGTATTACGTGAGCCGGCTGGCGATTTTCGTGCAGAGCTTTTTCCGCCGCGTGAAGTACATCACGCTGGTGAACCTGCTGACGGCCGACGAGTTGTTTCCCGACGACGTGACGCCCTACGATCCCGACTCGCCCGGCGACCGGCACGCGCTGTTTCCTGAGTATCTCACCTGTCTCGACCGTTCGGAGCGGCTGGCGCGGCACGTCATCGACTGGCTGGCCGATGAACCACGGCGGCGGCAGCGTATCGGCGAGTTGGCCAGGCTGAAGCGGCGCGTGGGGCACGGCGGCGCGTCGCGTCGGGCCAGCGAATACATTTTGCGGGCGCTGGGACGAAGTCCGGCGGTCGTTCCGAGGCCGCACTTCTTGCCCGGCATGCCCGTCGCCAGTAGCGGCGGCGCGGCGCGCAACTGGTCGTAG